The DNA region tccgcacttaaaatcttatttatgcacataacagccaaatgacgttcgccattatgcctttggcgttcgccatttgggctttttttccagaataagagcgtttaacgctaatggcgttcaccattagcctaatggcgttcgccatatcagtttgacggacagtttttccagaataagagcgtttaacgctaatggcgttcgccattagcctaatggcgttcgccatatcagtttgacggacagctttcgcgttttaaactcccagatgtgatatcgttgtaatgttgttgttgttttgttgagttgtatgtcatgctattaatgatgatgataacatgactatatgatgctgttgttgctatgttgattatgatgcatgtttggtgtgcatgcattcatgaaaggccgatgcctagtgatgaacggactgagttccaatgatgttgttgactccgggcttgtggagaggcgtggttccttgcggggaactcggattctatggtgatgaatctgggagtggtgatcctgtagttggtcacaaaatgggtataccgagtcgtgttgagtcatgcatgggtgtgtgcattgcatttgatatgttgttttgttgatgttcatgagtatgttgattatgatgattatgatgagctgtgttggcatatgtgaaatatatttatgtttatatttctgtcgttatattattatttaataatgaaattctcaccccttctgcatgtgtttatgctcatctatgatgagcaatgtgcagataaagaggagtagctattgttgaggtttgaagaataagtgtagagttattctacggagtcgagtcaaatgctctggtcatgtgacaccggggttatgggattcgatagataattggttattatttacgttgtttatgatgactaatatgttgagatgctttgttgagataatgttgaaacattattatgaattgttatatgatgaatgataatatttgtgttgttgtccgctgcgaagttttaataaaataaataatatgttttatgttgtgatgcgataagtgttatgttgtaagaaatgtaaactcttctacatgttgtactctgataatttatttaaatatgtcgtttgggtagaagggtgttacaatatACACTATCACTCATTtcaccatccaacagtggacaaccgctctatgagctttccccatttttcccgtcaacggtcttcttcttatgctatataagtgggacttgTTGACTTGAAGAAAACACACATATAGAAGAATACTGAAGCGCTGCAAAAACTTGACAAAGTTTATCTGAAAAGCTATCATTTTTCTATacagtttttctttaagtatttgtttatcatttgtgtaaaatcttcTTGTGTAGAAGtaacttgtaacacacaaaatattattcaaattgtttgcttgattccttaaggagactagggtatagtcaaATTCTTAAGAAGAGAAAGAAAGTTATTCTTTGTGActccttaaggagactagggtatagtcggatccttgagaagacaaaaaaggttctttatgattattgtaatctattgattatagtggattaagtccttgtgtataagggAAAATTACCTTGGCgagtggactggagtagctttgaggTACAAGCGAAtcaggataaaaatacttgtatttttatctcttttttattaACTTTTAAGTGGTGTGCTTGGGTTGGTAATAAGCTTTTgttttgtaaaacccaattcaaacccccatttcttgtgtttttcacaaATTCAACATCTTCCTCCCATCTTTCATTTGGCGAGATGACAATTACATTGGATGATATCTCCTCACTTTTCCATATTTCGTTGGCAAGTAGTTTTTTCACTGCTCTTATCATTAGCCAAAACACTGAACTTATGACAGTTATGCAGTACTTAGGGGTTACTGAGCAACAATGATAAATGAGTTTAGGTTTATGAGAGGTGTTCACTTTCTCCTAAAGAGCTAGTGTGCAGGGTATGTATGAGGCAACCACTAGGGTATACATGATACACCTTGTATGATGTACTATCTCAGCGGATAAGTCTCATGTATATATTGATGTTAAGTATGTGTGGCTGTTTAACAACCTTGAGCATTGCAGTTGGGCGTGGGGGTATGTTGTATTGACTGTTCTATATGATTCCCTTGGAGAGGCAACTGTTTTTTTAGAACAAGCACCTTCTCGGTTATATGAGTCTATTTCAAGTATAACTAAATTACTAATCATTATTATGTTAGTTCTATTTATGACATTATTTCTTGCTATCTGAGTCTTTGTTATTATGTAGTGCTGGATATACGAGCATTTTTCATCCATCTGTGACATGCGGATTATTGCTATCATTGTTGGGTCCCCACGGGCCAAGAGATAAAAGGGACAAACATGCACACCCGAGAGGTATTGTGTAGTAcatgaagaagattgatgcaCTGATTATAGACGGTGTCATCTGAACACCCTACATAGACAATACAATGGATAGATGGGATGAGGAGTTCGATGACACTATAATTTTTCTAGTTATCTGCATTGGGAGGGGTTAATGACTAGAAACTTACCTGAGAGGTGTCTGTGCTAGTATGGATACATACAGGACATCCCACGATCAATCCCTTTTATTCCATATGAGGGCATTAATAGCTTGTTTCGTGGTAACATTGCAAGTTCCACACGTGCCATTAGAGATTGTGCAGTGGCGGTTCAATTCCATGTGGAATGTGTGGATAGGTATTTGGAGTGATATCTTACGGTATCACACCCTCGTATTATCCCACCTGGGCAGAATGGAGATGATGTTGGATTTTTCATGTTGATGTTGAGGTACCTTCTGATGACGTGCCAGCGCCCTCACCGCCTTCACATGGTGTAGATGATGTTCAATGACTATAAATGATAACATTCATTATGGATAACCTCATGGGTTTGTCGAACCCAGATGACGATGTTTATAGCTTGGCAGCGCATGCATCACACACAGCCTGTGTGGGGTTTATTTAGACATTAATATTATTTTATGTATTATTCGTATATTATGTATAGTATTACTCAGACATTTGCACAACACTATTTATTTGATAACATTTTGACACTTCCATTGATGCATGATGAACATAACTTAACATTTGACAAACAATTACATAACTTAGACAGATGATAACATAAATTAAGAAAACAATAACATATAAGAAAACCTAAACACTACCAGATGATTCTGGACGTTTCAACAACTTGATTATGTCGTCGACAGATCTAGAAATTGTCGCATCAAACTCGATCGGTCTCTTAGTTAGCCTACAATGATATGATCTCCACATAGCTTTCAATTCTTCACTGGCCTTCAACTCAATAATGTTGCATTTCACCCTTCCATCAATATCAATTCAATCTTCATGAAACTCGATCTTTATCACCTTTCCATTATCGGTGTCGGAAAACAAAGCATTCAACATGGACCTCAAGACGACGAGACAGGCGGTTTCCTTCGGAAGTCGAAACTCTACAAGAGGTTTCGCCCCTTTAAAGTGCAGTTCTGTCTTAATAATTGAGGAAGAAGCATTCTTAGATGTTTTTCTCAACAACATATAACCCTTGTTTATACAACTTTAGATTCATTCTAAATCACACAAAACGGTCGATATAATCACATTCATACAAAAGTGTCGGTAAAATCCCAACCATTTAATTTTCACTCTTTTTATAACTCTCGAATTTTCCCTCATGAACGAAATATCCGATAACTTCCGGATATTTTAAAAAAACTGATACTAATCAAATTTctaaatattttaaaaaattcaattAATTAAGTTTTTTATATATATACTATCAAATTTTTTAGCTTGTACTACCGAATATTTTATCCGAAATTTTAACTTCAATTTTCACAACAACAAGTAAAAGTAAAATTTGGGTTGGAAGGAAGAAACCTTGTGAAATTACcaataccaacaacaaccacTTCATCTCCAACACACAATTTATTCTCTATCCACAGAGAGCAAGAGAGAGAAATGGAAAACTCCATTGTCAGAACCCTCGAGTACTACCTAGTCTCCCATCCTAAAATCCTCAACTTCACATGGAACCCTCCTCACACCCCACTCTCATCTCTACGATTCCTCTCTCTTTCCATAGCCTCTTACCTCTCCCTCACTCTCCTTCTCCTCCTCCCTCTCCCCCCTCTCCCACCACGCATCCTCAAACCCTTCACCGCCTTCCACAACCTCACTCTCTCCATCCTCTCCCTCACTATGACTATCGGCACCTCCCTAACTATCCTAACCCACACCCCCAACCTCCGCTCCACCATCTGCTTCCCTCCTAACACCCCTCCCACTGGTCCCCTCTTCTTCTGGGCCTACATCTTCTACATCTCCAAATTCCTAGAATTCATAGACACTCTCTTCATCATCCTCTCTAGATCCATCAAACGTCTCTCCTTCCTCCACGTCTACCATCACTCCACCGTTCCAATCATGTGCTACCTATGGCTCAACTCCTCTCAATCACTCTTCCCGATCGCGCTTCTAACTAACTCCTCCGTCCACGTCATCATGTACTCTTACTACTTCCTCACCGCTGTCGGAATCCGACCGCCGTGGAAACGCGCGGTCACGGATTGTCAGATTGTTCAGTTCGTGTTCAGCTTTGCCGTCTCCGGCGTCATGCTTTATTATCATTTCTACGGCGGTGGATGCTCCGGGATGAAGGCTTGGTGCTTCAATGCTGTTTTCAATGCTTCACTTTTGGCTCTTTTTCTTAATTTTCATATCAAGAGTTATGCTAATTCTAAGAAGAATCGTAATACTGATAAAGATTCGTGACAGCTATTTGATTTATTCTACAACATTTTTTGTAGTTATTGTTATTTCATTTTTTCAATTTTGTTGTTCAACAACTATATATACTATGTTGAAAAAATACATTATCAGTGTTTCTTGTTTATCTTCCCTATGTTTTCATCACAATTCAAGCGTTCCATAATATGGTATTTAAGGTAGCAAAAGCGTTCCATAATATAGCATATATTCGAAGTATATGTCTTAATAACAATATAGAAAACAATCTTCTAAAATATTTATGCAGAGTGTAACTTTTTGCGTGTGACATGCACATATGCTATATATACACCTCAGTATTATCCACTATGTTTTAGTGGAACTATAATTTGCACCTTACAATGGCCAAAAGCCAGACTGTTGAAAGATTAAGTTAGTGCAACATTGTTTATGAGCATCACACAATAGTGAAACAACGGAATTACCATAAACAATGAAATGATTTTGGCATAATAATTTATAAACCAGGCTTCAGTGTGAGATCTCATAGACGAAACTACGAAATGAGCAATGCTCGCCACCAAGCGCTACCTGCAGACAGTTATTAGTTATCTAGTAACTTTGTAAGCAAAACGTAAGATTACATGTGAAACAACAGAAGTAGTAGCAGCATAAGAGTTTGATCTTACCATTACTACGAGCACGGGCATGGTTACTGAAATGGGATCGCGTCCAATCTAGGACTGCACGAATAGGCCTAATCGAAGCAATTTGGCTCCAAATCCAAATAAAACTGCTTGTAAGTTCCTCAAACCCAATGAATCCGTCGTACTCATTCTCATTGTGAAAAGAGTAGTAATTAGCATTGTTACTATTATCAATCCCTTGTAGCTCGTGGCGGCATACGGGGCAAGTGTTGTGCATGCGAAGCCACGGGAGAATGCAGTCAGAATGGTAGAAATGTTTGCATGGTAACTCTTTCACTTCCAAATCAACTTCAAACTCATCTTTACATATTGGACAATTCGGATCACTTGCCAAATGAGCTTCTGTCACTTTCACCATTGGTAAGGCTTCAATGGCGGAAGGTGACGTGGGAGGCGGTCCCGGTCTGAGGTTGTTGTGAATCATCCCATCAAATAACTCATCTAATGAATGGGTGTTATTGTCATTGAGTCGAGGAACCAAGTtttgtggtggtggtggtggtggcgGGGGAGCAATAGGCCTCGGTGGACGAGTCGGTCTTACAAATCGGAGTGTAATCCATGTTTGTGGATTTCGATTTTGATTTTGATCATGTTCATGTTCTGTTTCCCATTGTAGTGTTGTGTTGTTTTGGTTTTGTCTTCTAAAAGATGGATCAAGAACGAAAGCTAAGCTACCCATTAACTGATTAGTAGTAGGAGGAGGGTCCATGTTATTAGGATCATTCATGAGAAGTCTTGGCCTTGATATATCAAGTTCATACCGCAATTGATGGAAGCAATATGGACAGAAAGAGCCATAATCTGTAATAGTATTTGTTGATGGAATTCTGACAGTACGTTGGCAGTTGAGACACCAGAAATAATGAAAGGTTCTCATTCTTCGAACACCGTTGACGATAACACGAGGCCGGCCCGTGAGAGACATGTTATGGAGGAAATGAAAAGTTGATACGGAAGTTGGAGTTTATTGTTCAAGAAGAATGAAGAAGAACTTGGAGAAAGTATTTTATATGTGAGTTTTGAGGAAGGAGAAAAAGGGTGAAAGGGATGGCTTTGGATTGAAGCCACAACAAGAAAAGGATATTCCTTTTCATTTGTATGTTACTATTGATAATTGATGTTCTCTGGTTTGGTTCATCCAACGTATATGTTATCATGTTTTGGTTTTCTTCACAACCTGAGTCTTCTCTTTATAAGGCAAAAGATGCTTGAATGTTTGTGACAAGTTACACAAACAGTGCTTTAATTTTGGTTTCCTTGAGGAAGTTTTATGTTAATACCATATTAGTTATGGATAACACCCACCTTAGTGATAAAGCAGCACTGAAAGAAAAGTTTGTTCTTATTCATGGTTTTAATGGTTTTAAATCGTGGCCCGCAACCGCAATGATGGCCGCAATATCGCTGCTGTGATAGGCTACACAATCGCATCTGTTCGCAAAATTTCTTCTTAATCATGTTTCTAAATTTCGATCCGCAACCACAATGGCAGCCGTCATATTACTGATGCAATGGTCTCTCCAACCGAATTGAACTGCAATTGCGGTGTAATTTGAAATCACACCTCCTTTCGCGTTAGAAAACGCACCAGACAACTTTACCCACATTTCTTCAAGTATTTCGTTAAAACTCAAACTTTAGAGCCCAAAACTCATTTTACTTCTGAAAAATCTAAACGTTATCAATGGTGTATTTCAACCTCTTCTCAATCAAAATTCATGCCGCAACAATTGCAAAACGCATCACAGCAACCGCAATAACCTCAATCGCAACACCCTAAGCCGCATCCGTGACAACAGTTTAAAACCATGTTCTTAATATTCGATTCCAAAGATCAAAACAAACAACCACAGACATTCAACTTCAACTTTTGTTGAGGTGATCCATGGTTGGGACATAAAAAGCTACAATTTGACACAGACATTGAGTGATTTAATAAGAACCAACATTGAAGATGGTTGAAGTTAGAGACAGAAGTTAAAGCTGAAAACTATCCAACTCAAGCATTGCATATAATAAGACAAATCCAAAGAGTTAGTTAAAAGCTAGCTAGTACAAGAGTTTCCTATTATTATTTACACAAAAATTTATACTAAATTACTTCTTTACACTTTCTGTAATAAGCAACCCTGAATTATTACTATTTGGACTTACCACTGCTTTGGTTTCCTTGTGACTTTAATTTGTTCTCAATTACCTTTAATGAAATTTCTGGTTTAGATTCTTCATTTTCAAATGGTAAAACTGCTACTGGAGCAGCAGGAACCGCGTGCCACCGCTCTCTTAACATTTTCATGAATCTCTTAACCATTTCTTTCCGAAACTCGAGCTCCCGCGTGAACATATCGAATAGAAGAAAGGAAAGAATGTACTTGAATGGGACAATGAAGAGAATGGCTGACCAAGTTAACATCAGAACAGCAACCTCGGTAGTTATCTGACAATGATTAGATcaaattaaacatccacaaaaGAACATAGTAATACAAAGAACATGCATGATATTATGATACCTGTGGATTGCCAGAAAGTAAAATTGAACGTATTTTGAGAAGCGAGACATTCACTTTCTGCGTAATGTTCTCAACATCACGCATCGCGTCTTTTACAGCAATGATCTTTTGTATAGTATTTGAGGGTGGCTGATCACGTATTGTGACTCCGCCGAAAAACCGTCCAAGACG from Lathyrus oleraceus cultivar Zhongwan6 chromosome 1, CAAS_Psat_ZW6_1.0, whole genome shotgun sequence includes:
- the LOC127085419 gene encoding elongation of fatty acids protein 3-like, whose translation is MENSIVRTLEYYLVSHPKILNFTWNPPHTPLSSLRFLSLSIASYLSLTLLLLLPLPPLPPRILKPFTAFHNLTLSILSLTMTIGTSLTILTHTPNLRSTICFPPNTPPTGPLFFWAYIFYISKFLEFIDTLFIILSRSIKRLSFLHVYHHSTVPIMCYLWLNSSQSLFPIALLTNSSVHVIMYSYYFLTAVGIRPPWKRAVTDCQIVQFVFSFAVSGVMLYYHFYGGGCSGMKAWCFNAVFNASLLALFLNFHIKSYANSKKNRNTDKDS
- the LOC127085410 gene encoding E3 ubiquitin-protein ligase RING1, which translates into the protein MSLTGRPRVIVNGVRRMRTFHYFWCLNCQRTVRIPSTNTITDYGSFCPYCFHQLRYELDISRPRLLMNDPNNMDPPPTTNQLMGSLAFVLDPSFRRQNQNNTTLQWETEHEHDQNQNRNPQTWITLRFVRPTRPPRPIAPPPPPPPPQNLVPRLNDNNTHSLDELFDGMIHNNLRPGPPPTSPSAIEALPMVKVTEAHLASDPNCPICKDEFEVDLEVKELPCKHFYHSDCILPWLRMHNTCPVCRHELQGIDNSNNANYYSFHNENEYDGFIGFEELTSSFIWIWSQIASIRPIRAVLDWTRSHFSNHARARSNGSAWWRALLIS